From one Oncorhynchus clarkii lewisi isolate Uvic-CL-2024 chromosome 6, UVic_Ocla_1.0, whole genome shotgun sequence genomic stretch:
- the LOC139411518 gene encoding C-type lectin domain family 18 member A-like: MGSLTGPLCLLLFFMVTLQTLNSTHANRIITEKPVRADSSESGLGLKEHFLIVTQHNRLRSWVTPMAANMQKMDWSEKLFKLAQERAKSCHTNPAPQDQPLRYIGWNTHHSAHVTSSFAEVIDSWFEEGRDYMYLSGQCRENATCQHYTQLVWATSSNVGCARQLCLRGDALWELFVCAYSPGGNWEVNGRLVVPYVAGFSCSLCTSSMSGCFRLWDHVGGLCETPRNPCRMSCGQHGRLNISSCQCHCGPRFTGRFCQVRCSVKCVHGRYKEEECSCKCDVGYGGAECAEKQQFPFHSCDVRIDGECFMVSPEVDTYYGAKTRCQERGGILAQIHNQKVQDILAFYLSQLETSNEVTDPDFETRNFWIGLTYKPLKDSFRWDSGEIPTYNSFAFGQPDNQGFGNCVELQASSAFNWNDQRCKTRNRYICQYGPEHVALWEVGR; this comes from the exons ATGGGGTCTCTAACTGGTCCCTTGTGTCTGCTTCTGTTTTTCATGGTGACCCTCCAGACCCTGAACAGCACCCACGCGAATAGGATAATCACGGAGAAACCGGTCCGCGCTGATTCATCTGAGAGCG GGCTTGGGTTGAAGGAGCATTTTCTGATTGTTACACAGCACAATAGGCTGCGCAGCTGGGTCACCCCCATGGCCGCTAACATGCAGAAAATG GACTGGAGTGAGAAGCTGTTCAAACTTGCCCAGGAGAGGGCAAAGTCCTGCCACACAAATCCCGCTCCTCAGGACCAACCGCTCCGCTACATTGGCTGGAACACCCATCATTCAGCTCATGTTACCAGCTCATTTGCTGAGGTCATTGACTCATGGTTCGAGGAAGGGCGGGATTACATGTACCTGAGTGGGCAATGCAgagagaatgctacctgccaaCACTACACACAG ttGGTGTGGGCCACCTCCAGTAATGTGGGCTGTGCCAGACAGTTGTGTCTGAGGGGTGATGCTCTCTGGGAACTGTTTGTCTGTGCATACTCCCCTGG GGGTAACTGGGAGGTGAATGGGAGGTTGGTGGTGCCCTATGTGGCTGgtttctcctgttctctctgcacCTCTTCCATGTCAGGCTGCTTCAGACTGTGGGACCATGTGGGAGGACTGTGTG AGACCCCCAGGAACCCATGTCGTATGAGCTGTGGGCAGCATGGTCGTCTGAACATCTCCTCCTGCCAGTGTCATTGTGGACCTAGGTTCACCGGACGATTCTGTCAGG tgcgcTGCAGTGTGAAGTGTGTGCACGGCCGCTACAAGGAAGAGGAGTGCTCCTGCAAGTGTGATGTTGGTTATGGGGGTGCTgagtgtgcag AGAAGCAGCAGTTTCCCTTCCACAGCTGTGACGTGAGGATAGATGGAGAGTGCTTCATGGTGTCTCCAGAGGTCGACACCTACTATGGAGCCAAGACCCGCTGTCAg gagcGAGGGGGGATTCTGGCCCAGATCCACAACCAGAAAGTTCAGGACATCCTCGCATTTTACCTCAGCCAGCTGGAGACCAGCAACGAGGTCACAGACCCTGACTTTGAGACACGCAACTTCTGGATCG GGCTGACATATAAACCTCTAAAGGACTCTTTCCGCTGGGACTCAGGAGAAATCCCCACATACAACAGCTTCGCCTTTGGACAGCCTGACAACCAGGG ctTTGGGAACTGTGTGGAGCTGCAGGCTTCCAGCGCCTTCAACTGGAACGACCAGCGCTGTAAAACACGCAACCGATACATCTGCCAGTACG GTCCAGAGCACGTAGCCCTGTGGGAAGTTGGCCGGTGA